One genomic segment of Nothobranchius furzeri strain GRZ-AD chromosome 10, NfurGRZ-RIMD1, whole genome shotgun sequence includes these proteins:
- the ccdc61 gene encoding centrosomal protein CCDC61 isoform X2, which produces MEEGSEVMEDIVFRGVEFSVKIELDKNLLIVEVSDSMTADQWRGEFDPAYIEDLTRKTGNFKQFPIFCSMLESAVRKTSDSVTLDLLTYADLELLRNRKAGVVSRPRGHQQSSALTSKRYLILIYTVEFDRIHYPLPLPYVGKPDPVTLQKEIRALRAEVSALTSHGVNKSADLEIQRLRQELFVVKEEKEAMAKVLERVQMSGNVSIAGQEDWRIRDVVRTLEEQLIKERAKSQRSTNKRCQEQQFLMEQLEELRASECALRVRVKSLTNELALLRRGRVTPVSGRFGSPVDGEVYRSVSRERRSGYGTARARSGSRERSEDSRHRSVERGRRADSSGPRACIPRPSPSPTGSRGPRFDPTAYIQDRQRRQKEAELKKQRKVRRDMLASPIIPERGRSRSREAYPQVVRSGSRGRSLSTERRGSRNSSESSLVDMDEMAQNLFRGRKQTYNKPNVSRGLMTRKPFSSTPTQRVKDKVSSLDTGAELSEIDARLQALQEYMRDLDTGH; this is translated from the exons ATGGAGGAGGGCTCTGAGGTGATGGAGGATATTGTGTTTCGAGGAGTGGAGTTTTCTGTGAAGATAGAGCTGGACAAGAATTTGCTGATAGTGGAAGTCTCTGATTCCATGACAGCAGATCAGTGGAGAGGAGAATTTGATCCAGCAT ATATCGAAGACCTCACTCGCAAAACGGGCAACTTCAAACAGTTCCCAATTTTCTGCAGCATGTTGGAATCTGCCGTCAGAAAG ACAAGTGATTCGGTTACACTTGACCTCCTGACCTATGCTGACCTTGAgcttctacgcaacagaaaagcaGGAGTGGTCAGCCGTCCTCGTGGCCATCAGCAGTCATCTGCTCTCACTTCTAAAAGATACCTCATCCTTATCTATACTGTAGAGTTTGAcag GATACACTACCCATTACCGCTGCCCTATGTGGGGAAGCCTGACCCAGTTACCCTTCAGAAGGAGATCAGAGCACTCCGGGCAGAGGTCAGCGCTCTCACCTCCCATGGAGTCAACAAATCTGCAGATCTGGAAATACAGCGGCTCCGACAAGA GCTGTTTGTAGTAAAAGAAGAGAAGGAAGCCATGGCCAAAGTCCTGGAGCGAGTTCAGATGAGTGGAAACGTGTCCATCGCCGGGCAGGAGGACTGGAGGATCAGAGATGTGGTGCGAACGCTGGAGGAACAGCTCATCAAGGAGAGAGCCAAAAGTCAGAGGTCAACAAATAAGAGGTGCCAGGAGCAGCAGTTTCTAATGGAGCAG CTGGAGGAGCTGAGAGCGTCCGAGTGTGCtcttcgtgttcgtgtcaaaagTCTCACCAATGAACTGGCGTTACTGCGGAGAGG CAGAGTGACTCCGGTTTCGGGTCGCTTTGGTTCTCCGGTCGATGGGGAAGTCTATCGCTCTGTTTCCCGTGAGAGAAGATCTGGTTACGGGACAGCCCGGGCTCGGTCCGGATCTAGGGAGCGGTCGGAGGACAGTCGGCATCGATCAGTGGAAAGAGGAAGAAGAGCGGACTCTTCAGGACCTCGGGCTTGCATACCCAGGCCATCGCCTTCACCCACAG GGTCCAGGGGGCCCCGCTTTGACCCGACTGCTTACATTCAGGACAGGCAGCGCAGGCAGAAAGAGGCGGAACTCAAAAA ACAGAGGAAGGTGAGAAGAGACATGCTGGCATCGCCGATCATCCCTGAGAGGGGCCGCTCCCGATCCAGAGAGGCCTATCCTCAGGTGGTCCGGTCTGGCAGCAGAGGCAGGAGTCTGTCGACGGAGCGACGAGGCAGCAGGAACTCCTCTGAGAGCTCATTAGTGGATATGGATGAAATGGCCCAAAATTTGTTCAG GGGAAGGAAGCAGACCTACAACAAACCTAACGTG TCTAGAGGCCTTATGACCAGAAAGCCATTTAGCAGCACTCCAACGCAGAGAGTAAAAGACAAAG TGAGTTCTCTAGATACGGGCGCTGAGCTGTCGGAGATCGATGCAAGGCTCCAAGCACTTCAGGAATACATGAGGGACCTGGACACAGGACACTAA
- the ccdc61 gene encoding centrosomal protein CCDC61 isoform X1 has product MEEGSEVMEDIVFRGVEFSVKIELDKNLLIVEVSDSMTADQWRGEFDPAYIEDLTRKTGNFKQFPIFCSMLESAVRKTSDSVTLDLLTYADLELLRNRKAGVVSRPRGHQQSSALTSKRYLILIYTVEFDRIHYPLPLPYVGKPDPVTLQKEIRALRAEVSALTSHGVNKSADLEIQRLRQELFVVKEEKEAMAKVLERVQMSGNVSIAGQEDWRIRDVVRTLEEQLIKERAKSQRSTNKRCQEQQFLMEQLEELRASECALRVRVKSLTNELALLRRGLDNLSARVTPVSGRFGSPVDGEVYRSVSRERRSGYGTARARSGSRERSEDSRHRSVERGRRADSSGPRACIPRPSPSPTGSRGPRFDPTAYIQDRQRRQKEAELKKQRKVRRDMLASPIIPERGRSRSREAYPQVVRSGSRGRSLSTERRGSRNSSESSLVDMDEMAQNLFRGRKQTYNKPNVSRGLMTRKPFSSTPTQRVKDKVSSLDTGAELSEIDARLQALQEYMRDLDTGH; this is encoded by the exons ATGGAGGAGGGCTCTGAGGTGATGGAGGATATTGTGTTTCGAGGAGTGGAGTTTTCTGTGAAGATAGAGCTGGACAAGAATTTGCTGATAGTGGAAGTCTCTGATTCCATGACAGCAGATCAGTGGAGAGGAGAATTTGATCCAGCAT ATATCGAAGACCTCACTCGCAAAACGGGCAACTTCAAACAGTTCCCAATTTTCTGCAGCATGTTGGAATCTGCCGTCAGAAAG ACAAGTGATTCGGTTACACTTGACCTCCTGACCTATGCTGACCTTGAgcttctacgcaacagaaaagcaGGAGTGGTCAGCCGTCCTCGTGGCCATCAGCAGTCATCTGCTCTCACTTCTAAAAGATACCTCATCCTTATCTATACTGTAGAGTTTGAcag GATACACTACCCATTACCGCTGCCCTATGTGGGGAAGCCTGACCCAGTTACCCTTCAGAAGGAGATCAGAGCACTCCGGGCAGAGGTCAGCGCTCTCACCTCCCATGGAGTCAACAAATCTGCAGATCTGGAAATACAGCGGCTCCGACAAGA GCTGTTTGTAGTAAAAGAAGAGAAGGAAGCCATGGCCAAAGTCCTGGAGCGAGTTCAGATGAGTGGAAACGTGTCCATCGCCGGGCAGGAGGACTGGAGGATCAGAGATGTGGTGCGAACGCTGGAGGAACAGCTCATCAAGGAGAGAGCCAAAAGTCAGAGGTCAACAAATAAGAGGTGCCAGGAGCAGCAGTTTCTAATGGAGCAG CTGGAGGAGCTGAGAGCGTCCGAGTGTGCtcttcgtgttcgtgtcaaaagTCTCACCAATGAACTGGCGTTACTGCGGAGAGGGTTAGACAATCTAAGCGC CAGAGTGACTCCGGTTTCGGGTCGCTTTGGTTCTCCGGTCGATGGGGAAGTCTATCGCTCTGTTTCCCGTGAGAGAAGATCTGGTTACGGGACAGCCCGGGCTCGGTCCGGATCTAGGGAGCGGTCGGAGGACAGTCGGCATCGATCAGTGGAAAGAGGAAGAAGAGCGGACTCTTCAGGACCTCGGGCTTGCATACCCAGGCCATCGCCTTCACCCACAG GGTCCAGGGGGCCCCGCTTTGACCCGACTGCTTACATTCAGGACAGGCAGCGCAGGCAGAAAGAGGCGGAACTCAAAAA ACAGAGGAAGGTGAGAAGAGACATGCTGGCATCGCCGATCATCCCTGAGAGGGGCCGCTCCCGATCCAGAGAGGCCTATCCTCAGGTGGTCCGGTCTGGCAGCAGAGGCAGGAGTCTGTCGACGGAGCGACGAGGCAGCAGGAACTCCTCTGAGAGCTCATTAGTGGATATGGATGAAATGGCCCAAAATTTGTTCAG GGGAAGGAAGCAGACCTACAACAAACCTAACGTG TCTAGAGGCCTTATGACCAGAAAGCCATTTAGCAGCACTCCAACGCAGAGAGTAAAAGACAAAG TGAGTTCTCTAGATACGGGCGCTGAGCTGTCGGAGATCGATGCAAGGCTCCAAGCACTTCAGGAATACATGAGGGACCTGGACACAGGACACTAA
- the LOC107386557 gene encoding transcriptional regulator ATRX, which produces MAALSTSTSKLNVLVNRLHEYLAHSNTKDGNETPTSENANGQTNRSRRVGNSMGHTVSETGVDARYSRRKPLVVIKHSGLDESGDSNASEDLSIPFTSNGHVDVTRLPKGTALVRPEPVDSGRDDFRGPEFRSRKSNVLQREFSRKRGGGQPVGIVCCTACGRQVNHFRRDSLYQHPVLKVLICKTCYNYYSSDDISKDGDGMDEQCRWCAEGGNLICCDYCSNAFCKKCILRNLGRKELSGILESKWYCYVCSPEPLFDLVMACNAVLENIDNLCSQQRKKNRVEPDKSELYISPLSPQNIPLDKWDHSGMDGNVVFNYNTLQVSKGITKKAKHLVDSTNTLNQAFLKFIQNVTNKQKPRVRMLFLNSFLAVTKGLRKSLTALEESLKEEFSDLDVLGSWDKILSSGLDTVPTDGETELDISEERCLRGLQKLASEHVDDNDSDGAAPNAHSGKKLGADSQEARCREQRTSVSQGDVVKKLVVQLTPVSMEESSSESPKLEDFQKKESKAKGKLLLDEEALAVSPNAESKMSSDLSNAHLPEEEQGNRRSPRVKTTPLRRQSDVKTKTCLSAADSDSDSDPEGTAGTAPAANDEEQNLSRERDDSDSDEVPAALLVRANMTQSSDEEEDGHASPSKVAKKCLFWLTKNSPMSPEKMRQKRKMRDRASESESSCRVISVEQESETDSSSDEQDSQKKIQHLSTVRSIGKPQLVKREEKSGARKQRRLQSSNSKAQQEASDSSSLLSEDEQDDDSESDGSVQKMKPITENVSSLGVAAFHQSSGDDEQSRPSWAAEDDDPENRIAKKMLLASIKANYSSDDISSGEETPVDESESDDNNEEKKGTEDAGTNLNGEDEASESSDSTSDKPKSRHHLLRHKLALDEGRSERAESDAEKQESKGRAKRKRLSSGESGANGCSDSEDEVSEELSQSEVESDEDLQRSKTNKKEEAYGVKPKNEVQCIWLSDSSSEKQSEEETVEVDSKSNTPKGRKKIRRIIDDVNLCLESQEALREEEERRKRLASREQQMEDRREIIVVEDELSQVSCPITTKLVLDQDEETKTPLVQVHRNLVTRLKPHQVDGVQFIWDSCCESVKKANSSPGSGCILAHCMGLGKTLQVVAFLHTVLLSSHLKFRTALVVCPLNTILNWVSEFQKWQDDMEDKVKVTEMATIKSPLERVRALLKWQRDGGVMIMGYEMYRMMSQGNKTNSEDIRSELRRTLVDPGPDFVVCDEGHILRNESSRISIAMSAIKTQRRVVLTGTPLQNNLDEYHCMVSFIKKNLLGSLNEFRNRFINPIKNGQCADSTSKDVRIMKKRAHVLHQMLEGCVQRKDYSELAQFLPPKHEYVLAVRITPLQYKLYRSYLDHISGEGAVTDRPQQRHGAHFFKDVQVLGRIWNHPWSLQLSKGNKKKNAAGMAAQAINGETIVLESGQRVNEGKAVENSSMVAIDAPKDLPVVEGEKLGFSSRPQISDAPWFRNLLTDDEARILEHSGKMVLLFEILQIVADLDEKVLVFSQSLTTLDLIEYFLKASHEARKPTSSHKADCWIKNIDYYRLDGSTSASTRKKWSDEFNNPANARGRLFLISTKAGSLGINLVAANRVVLFDASWNPSYDIQSIYRVYRFGQLKQVFVYRFLAQGTMEEKIYDRQVTKQSLSFRVVDQQQIERHFTLNELNELYSFEPDLLDDPNSKKSKRPTPILPKDSVLARLLQTCKDQIVSYHEHESLLDHKEEEELSEAERKAAWAEYEAESNSTSLSSSSNQDSLSGKTNEELMALLNRSRSTVATAFQLLQKMRSASIEEYKQQLQLQYPLLPEDTLLIKAVTWKQFDDKKRDVTQAFYRDALSQQQSLTLKIQAILNSRRNFEMQVNQPGDVSRNSVP; this is translated from the exons atggctgcacTAAG CACCTCGACAAGCAAGCTGAATGTTTTGGTCAACAGGCTGCACGAGTACTTGGCTCATTCCAACACCAAAGATGGCAATGAAACGCCAACATCAGAAAACGCGAATG GTCAGACAAATAGGAGCCGCCGTGTTGGGAACTCAATGGGTCATACTGTCTCTGAG ACTGGTGTGGACGCCAGATACTCAAGGAG GAAACCGTTGGTCGTCATAAAGCACTCCGGACTGGATGAATCTGGAGACTCAAATGCAAGCGAGGACTTGAGTATACCATTCACTTCAAATGGTCACGTTGATGTCACCAGATTACCAAAAG GGACAGCGCTGGTCCGACCTGAACCAGTGGACAGTGGACGAGATGATTTCAGAGGTCCTGAGTTTCGCAGTAGAAAATCCAACGTTCTGCAGAGAGAGTTCTCAAGAAAACGTGGAG gAGGGCAACCTGTGGGAATTGTGTGTTGCACTGCGTGTGGTCGACAAGTTAATCACTTCCGGAGAGATTCCCTTTATCAACACCCAGTTCTGAAAGTACTTATTTGCAAG acTTGCTACAATTATTACTCAAGTGATGACATCAGCAAGGATGGAGATGGAATGGACGAACAGTGCCG GTGGTGTGCTGAAGGGGGTAACCTCATATGTTGCGACTATTGTAGCAACGCTTTCTGTAAGAAATGCATTCTGAGAAATCTGGGAAGGAAGGAGCTGTCTGGCATCTTGGAGAGCAAGTGGTACTGCTACGTGTGCAGTCCAGAGCCTCTGTTTGACCTGGTGATGGCTTGCAATGCCGTCTTAGAAAATATAGACAATCTGTGCTCTCAGCAGCGTAAGAAGAACAGAGTAGAGCCAGACAAATCTGAACTGTACATATCGCCACTCTCGCCACAGAACATTCCTTTGGATAAATGGGACCACAGCGGTATGGATGGAAATGTGGTCTTCAACTACAATACACTGCAAGTTTCCAAGGGCATCACCAAAAAGGCCAAACATCTAGTGGACTCAACAAACACCTTAAATCAagcatttttaaaatttattCAGAATgtgacaaacaaacaaaagcctAGAGTTCGTATGCTGTTTCTGAACTCTTTTTTGGCTGTTACTAAAGGCTTACGAAAGTCTCTCACAGCACTGGAGGAGAGCCTCAAGGAAGAATTTAGTGACTTGGATGTGTTAGGTAGTTGGGACAAGATACTTAGCAGTGGTCTTGATACTGTTCCTACAGATGGGGAGACTGAGCTGGATATTTCTGAGGAAAGATGCTTGCGTGGCTTGCAGAAACTGGCATCTGAGCATGTTGACGATAATGACTCTGATGGGGCAGCTCCAAACGCCCACTCTGGGAAGAAATTGGGTGCAGATTCACAAGAAGCTAGATGTAGAGAACAGAGAACGTCTGTAAGTCAAGGAGATGTGGTGAAAAAACTTGTCGTACAGCTTACACCTGTGTCCATGGAGGAGTCATCTTCTGAATCCCCGAAGTTGGAGGATTTCCAGAAGAAGGAAAGTAAAGCAAAGGGAAAACTGTTGTTGGATGAAGAAGCTCTCGCTGTGAGCCCGAATGCTGAAAGTAAGATGAGCAGTGACCTGTCCAATGCTCATCTCCCAGAGGAGGAACAAGGCAATAGGCGATCTCCTCGTGTGAAGACGACTCCTTTGCGCAGACAAAGCGATGTCAAGACCAAAACGTGTCTGTCAGCAGCAGACAGTGACAGCGACTCTGACCCCGAAGGAACGGCGGGCACTGCACCTGCCGCCAACGATGAAGAGCAAAATCTGAGCAGAGAAAGGGACGATTCTGATTCAGATGAAGTCCCCGCTGCGCTGCTTGTACGAGCAAATATGACTCAAAgttcagatgaagaggaagatggTCATGCATCACCGAGCAAAGTGGCCAAAAAATGTCTGTTTTGGCTCACCAAGAATAGCCCAATGTCGCCGGAGAAGATGCGGCAGAAACGTAAGATGCGGGATCGCGCCTCAGAGTCAGAATCGAGCTGCAGAGTTATCAGCGTCGAACAGGAAAGCGAGACAGATTCTTCCAGCGATGAGCAGGACTCTCAGAAAAAAATTCAGCACCTAAGTACAGTGAGATCAATAGGGAAGCCCCAGCTTGTCAAAAGAGAAGAGAAAAGTGGCGCTAGAAAGCAGAGAAGACTACAATCCAGCAATTCCAAAGCACAGCAGGAAGCAAGTGATTCATCATCTCTGCTGAGTGAAGATGAGCAAGATGATGACTCTGAGAGTGATGGAAGTGTTCAGAAGATGAAGCCGATCACAGAAAATGTTTCTTCTTTAGGAGTAGCAGCATTCCACCAGTCATCAG GAGATGATGAACAGTCCAGGCCCTCATGGGCAGCAGAAGATGATGATCCGGAAAATAG AATCGCTAAGAAAATGCTGTTGGCCAGCATTAAAGCCAACTACTCCTCGGATGATATTTCTTCGGGTGAAGAAACTCCTGTGGATGAATCTGAGTCAGATGACAACAATGAGGAGAAAAAAGGCACAGAGGATGCTGGAACCAATCTAAATG GAGAAGATGAGGCATCGGAGTCCTCTGACAGCACGTCTGATAAACCAAAGTCCAGACACCACCTCCTCCGCCACAAACTTGCGTTGGATGAGGGGAGGAGTGAAAGGGCTGAGAGTGATGCAGAAAAGCAGGAGAGCAAAGGAAGAGCCAAGAGGAAACGACTGAGCT CTGGTGAGAGTGGTGCAAACGGCTGTTCCGACAGTGAGGATGAGGTGAGCGAGGAGTTGAGCCAGTCTGAAGTGGAATCTGATGAAGATCTCCAGAG ATCAAAGACGAACAAAAAGGAGGAAGCTTACGGTGTCAAACCCAAGAATGAAGTGCAGTGCATTTGGCTGTCTGACTCCAGCAGTGAAAAG CAAAGCGAGGAAGAGACCGTAGAGGTGGACAGTAAAAGCAACACACCCAAAGGACGCAAGAAAATTCGTAGAATTATTGACGATGTGAACCTGTGTTTGGAGAGCCAGGAGGCTCTCAGAGAAGAGGAGGAGAGACGGAAGCGTCTCGCTAGCAGAGAGCAGCAGATGGAGGATAGGAGAGAG ataatTGTAGTGGAGGATGAACTGTCCCAAGTGTCATGTCCCATCACTACCAAGCTGGTCCTGGATCAGGATGAAGAGACCAAGACACCACTTGTTCAGGTGCACAGGAATCTGGTCACAAGACTGAAGCCTCACCAGGTGGATG GAGTCCAGTTTATTTGGGACAGCTGTTGTGAGTCAGTGAAGAAGGCCAACTCTTCTCCTGGATCAGGGTGTATTCTGGCACACTGCATGGGTCTGGGAAAGACACTGCAG GTTGTAGCGTTCCTTCACACGGTGCTGCTCTCATCACACCTGAAGTTCAGAACAGCCTTGGTTGTGTGTCCACTTAACACCATCCTCAACTGGGTCAGCGAGTTCCAGAAATGGCAAGATGACATGGAAGATAAGGTCAAG GTTACAGAAATGGCCACAATCAAGTCTCCTTTAGAACGAGTCAGAGCTCTGCTGAAGTGGCAGAGAGATGGTGGTGTCATGATCATGGGGTACGAGATGTACCGCATGATGTCTCAAGGTAATAAAACCAACAGTGAAGACATCAGGAGCGAGCTGAGGAGAACGTTGGTGGATCCAG GTCCAGACTTTGTGGTTTGTGACGAAGGGCACATCCTTCGCAACGAGTCCTCCAGAATCTCTATAGCTATGAGTGCAATCAAGACCCAGAGAAGAGTGGTGCTGACGGGCACACCGCTTCAGAACAACCTTGATGAGT ACCACTGCATGGTCAGTTTCATCAAGAAGAATCTGTTGGGCTCTCTGAACGAGTTCAGAAACCGCTTCATTAACCCCATAAAGAACGGACAGTGTGCGGACTCCACCTCGAAAGACGTCAGGATCATGAAGAAGCGAGCGCATGTGCTTCATCAGATGTTGGAGGGATGTGTGCAG AGAAAAGATTATTCAGAGTTGGCCCAGTTTCTGCCTCCCAAACACGAGTATGTGCTGGCAGTGAGGATCACCCCCCTCCAGTATAAACTGTACCGCTCCTACCTCGACCATATCTCCGGTGAGGGTGCGGTGAccgacagaccacagcagaggcaCGGCGCCCACTTCTTCAAGGACGTTCAGGTCCTCGGTCGCATTTGGAATCATCCCTGGTCCCTTCAGCTAAGCAAAGGAAACaag AAGAAGAATGCAGCTGGAATGGCAGCTCAGGCTATAAATGGAGAGACCATCGTGCTTGAGAG CGGACAGAGAGTGAACGAGGGGAAAGCGGTGGAGAACAGCAGCATGGTGGCTATCGACGCTCCCAAAGACCTCCCGGTGGTGGAAG GAGAGAAATTAGGCTTCAGCTCGAGGCCTCAGATTTCAGATGCGCCCTGGTTCAGAAACTTACTGACTGATGATGAAGCCAGAATCCTGGAGCATTCTGGGAAGATGGTTCTTTTGTTTGAGATCCTCCAAATAGTAGCAGACCTGGATGAAAAAGT GCTTGTATTCAGTCAGTCTTTGACCACGTTGGACCTAATTGAGTACTTCCTTAAGGCTTCTCATGAAGCCAGAAAGCCAACATCGTCACATAAAG CCGACTGCTGGATCAAAAACATAGATTATTACCGCCTAGACGGCTCCACCAGCGCTTCAACAAGGAAGAAATGGTCTGATGAGTTCAATAATCCCGCCAATGCCCG TGGAAGATTATTTCTGATCTCAACGAAAGCTGGATCTCTTGGCATCAACCTGGTGGCTGCTAACAGGGTGGTCCTCTTTGATGCATCGTGGAATCCCTCGTATGACATCCAGAGCATTTACAGAGTGTATCGCTTCGGTCAGCTCAAACAAGTGTTTGTGTACCGCTTCTTGGCTCAG GGCACCATGGAGGAGAAGATCTATGACCGGCAGGTGACCAAACAGTCTCTCTCCTTCAGAGTGGTAGATCAGCAGCAGATTGAGAGACACTTCACTCTTAATGAGCTGAACGAACTCTACTCATTTGAGCCAGACCTGCTCGATGACCCAAACTCCAAAAAAAGCAAGAGACCCACCCCGATTCTACCAAAG GACAGCGTCCTGGCACGACTGCTGCAAACTTGTAAAGACCAAATAGTTTCGTACCACGAACACGAATCTCTGCTGGACCATAAAGAAGAGGAGGAGCTCAGCGAGGCAGAGCGCAAAGCTGCGTGGGCCGAGTATGAAGCTGAG TCAAACTCCACCAGCCTCTCCAGCAGCTCCAACCAGGACTCACTGAGTGGGAAGACCAATGAGGAGCtgatg GCACTGCTCAACAGAAGCAGATCAACTGTAGCAACAGCCTTCCAGCTGCTGCAGAAGATGAGGTCTGCCTCTATCGAGGAATATAAGCAGCAACTG cAACTGCAGTACCCCCTCTTGCCTGAGGACACGTTGCTGATTAAAGCTGTGACTTGGAAACAGTTTGATGATAAGAAGCGGGACGTCACACAAGCCTTTTATCGAGACGCTCTTTCTCAGCAACAATCA CTGACGCTCAAAATCCAGGCCATACTCAACAGTCGAAGAAACTTTGAGATGCAAGTGAACCAGCCAGGAGACGTCAGCAGGAACTCTGTGCCTTAA